The Streptomyces sp. NBC_00224 genome has a window encoding:
- a CDS encoding TetR/AcrR family transcriptional regulator, translating into MPPPVPPEAEGAAPAGLRPVSATGDGPAPAPPAQRAARGGRQRDPAADRAILESTLGLLGEGCSFSALSMDLVAQRAGVARATIYRRWRNKEELVLAALSSLDVPVAPSDGLPLRERLVDLVDQIRHRGQDTNLHRLLAGLLGEAVHRPQLVEAYEDTAVAARRDAMRQVLRDGLDSGELRPGLDVDQAIELLTGPMLARLILRQRPVESAAFAEAIVDTFLDGTRTHPAPR; encoded by the coding sequence ATGCCACCACCCGTTCCACCGGAGGCCGAGGGCGCCGCGCCCGCCGGCCTCCGGCCCGTCTCCGCGACCGGGGACGGGCCCGCCCCCGCGCCGCCCGCGCAGCGCGCCGCCCGCGGCGGGCGCCAGCGCGACCCCGCGGCCGACCGGGCGATCCTGGAGAGCACCCTGGGCCTGCTGGGCGAGGGGTGCAGCTTCAGCGCGCTGTCGATGGACCTGGTGGCCCAGCGGGCCGGAGTCGCCCGCGCCACCATCTACCGCCGCTGGCGCAACAAGGAAGAGCTGGTGCTCGCTGCCCTGAGCAGCCTCGACGTCCCCGTCGCCCCCTCGGACGGACTCCCTCTGCGGGAGCGTCTGGTGGACCTGGTCGACCAGATCCGCCACCGCGGCCAGGACACCAATCTGCACCGCCTGCTCGCCGGCCTCCTCGGCGAGGCGGTGCACCGGCCGCAGCTGGTGGAGGCGTACGAGGACACCGCGGTCGCCGCACGGAGGGACGCCATGCGGCAGGTGCTGCGCGACGGGCTGGACAGCGGAGAGCTGCGCCCCGGCCTCGACGTCGACCAGGCCATCGAGCTGCTGACGGGGCCGATGCTCGCGCGGCTGATCCTTCGTCAGCGCCCGGTGGAGTCCGCCGCGTTCGCGGAGGCGATCGTGGACACCTTCCTCGACGGCACCCGGACCCACCCCGCACCCCGGTAG
- a CDS encoding DHA2 family efflux MFS transporter permease subunit gives MTTQLEHRNAEQDQAAAHRWWVLGVLVVSLLLVVLDTSILNVALKTLAEPAPQGLGASSSALQWSVDSYTLVFAALLFSTGVLADRWGRKRTLVTGLVVFGGASLWSAYAGSAGELIAARAGLGVGGALVMPATLAIIMNVFPPAEHAKAVGIWAGAAGLAVAVGPITGGALLEHFWWGSVFLINIPIVVIGTVAALVVVPESRDPGRGGFDPVGVALSVAGLTLLVYGVIQGGESDDWAAGRVWGTMLGGLVVLAAFVGWERRAERPALDIALFRVPRFSAAVTVIGLVFFALLGATFFLVFYLQSVRGWTPLQAGYCLLPLAVAQLAFSPPATLAAKRIGVRPVCTTGMLLTTLAFVVVATVDEHTSLWLLESVFFVLGVGIACVMPPATAAVMSALPRRRAGTGSAVNTTFRQVGGALGVAVLGSVLSTAYRSRMSDHLGAVPGQLRDKAGESVQSSLAVADALGPRGAGLAGHAVDSFVSAMHLTALVAAGVTFLGALVSLLLLPARTPDEPAGADEAARVHHSSEV, from the coding sequence GTGACCACTCAGCTCGAACATCGCAATGCCGAGCAGGACCAGGCGGCCGCCCACCGCTGGTGGGTACTGGGCGTGCTCGTGGTGAGCCTCCTGCTCGTGGTCCTCGACACATCGATCCTGAACGTCGCGCTCAAGACGCTCGCCGAGCCCGCACCACAGGGCCTGGGCGCCTCCTCCAGCGCGCTGCAGTGGTCGGTGGACTCGTACACGCTGGTCTTCGCGGCCCTCCTGTTCAGCACCGGAGTGCTGGCCGACCGCTGGGGACGCAAACGTACGCTCGTGACCGGGCTCGTCGTCTTCGGCGGCGCCTCGCTCTGGTCCGCGTACGCGGGCAGCGCCGGCGAACTGATCGCCGCGCGCGCCGGACTCGGCGTCGGCGGCGCGCTGGTGATGCCCGCGACCCTGGCGATCATCATGAACGTCTTCCCGCCCGCCGAACACGCCAAGGCCGTCGGCATCTGGGCCGGCGCGGCCGGTCTGGCGGTCGCCGTCGGCCCCATCACCGGCGGCGCGCTCCTGGAGCACTTCTGGTGGGGCTCGGTCTTCCTCATCAACATCCCGATCGTCGTGATCGGCACCGTCGCCGCGCTGGTCGTCGTGCCGGAGTCCAGGGACCCCGGGCGCGGCGGCTTCGACCCGGTGGGCGTCGCCCTGTCCGTGGCGGGTCTGACCCTGCTGGTGTACGGGGTGATCCAGGGCGGCGAGTCGGACGACTGGGCGGCGGGCCGGGTGTGGGGGACGATGCTCGGCGGGCTCGTCGTGCTGGCGGCCTTCGTCGGCTGGGAACGGCGGGCCGAGCGCCCGGCCCTCGACATCGCGCTGTTCCGCGTCCCGCGTTTCTCGGCCGCCGTGACCGTGATCGGCCTGGTGTTCTTCGCGCTGCTCGGCGCCACCTTCTTCCTGGTCTTCTATCTGCAGAGCGTGCGCGGCTGGACGCCCCTGCAGGCCGGGTACTGTCTGCTGCCGCTGGCCGTGGCCCAGTTGGCGTTCTCGCCGCCCGCCACGCTCGCGGCCAAGCGGATCGGGGTCCGCCCGGTGTGCACCACCGGGATGCTGCTGACCACCCTGGCGTTCGTCGTCGTCGCCACCGTCGACGAGCACACCTCGCTGTGGCTCCTCGAATCCGTCTTCTTCGTCCTGGGCGTGGGCATCGCCTGTGTGATGCCGCCCGCCACGGCCGCCGTCATGTCGGCCCTGCCCCGCCGGCGCGCGGGCACCGGCTCGGCCGTCAACACCACCTTCCGTCAGGTGGGCGGGGCGCTGGGCGTCGCCGTCCTCGGCTCGGTCCTGTCCACCGCGTACCGCTCGCGGATGTCGGACCACCTGGGAGCCGTGCCGGGCCAACTGCGCGACAAGGCAGGGGAGTCCGTGCAGAGCAGCCTCGCCGTGGCCGACGCGCTCGGCCCGCGCGGCGCCGGGCTCGCGGGCCACGCCGTCGACTCGTTCGTCTCCGCGATGCACCTCACCGCACTGGTCGCCGCCGGGGTCACCTTCCTCGGCGCCCTCGTCAGCCTGCTCCTGCTGCCCGCCCGTACGCCCGACGAACCCGCCGGTGCGGACGAAGCGGCCAGGGTCCACCACTCCTCGGAGGTCTGA
- a CDS encoding fatty acyl-AMP ligase has protein sequence MHRTLTEAVRAGAEQHPDRLAFVYLHEDGRTMRPEELTYAELDRRARLIATRLRQESLGDPTRPVLLLYPPTLDFVTAFLGCFYAGRTAIPAPLPDEPGERLARVSGILRDASVGAVLTLPEHRQSLAAWLAAAGEQDVVCLAPEDDGEDPALWFPPQVRADDIAFLQYSSGSTSQPKGVMVTHANLAANQEAIHHAMLTEPGVVTGSWLPLYHDMGLIGMTLHPLWMGGTSVQMSPISFIKQPHRWLRMIHDYRVEGTASPDFGYELCARRTTDEQAEGLDLSSLRVALNGAEPVRAATIRTFNARFAAYGLRPEALFPSYGLAENTLVASGGDTTAPHVELAVDAHLLEQHELRPARADRASRTLVGCGAPAGSEVLVVDPMTRQALADGQVGEIWLRGPSVARGYWNRPEATDETFRAETADGRTGYLRTGDLGGLVGGELFVTGRIKEMLIHHGRNLYPQDIEQAVQDSGPALRRGGGAVFTVGDEEGDRSHVVVVQEVRPNQQGEADLPALAASVQTVLSRRFQLPAASVVLVRPGAVRKTTSGKTQRTLMRRLFLDGALSVLHQRLERPVAELVARPAETAEHSAPLAAPGR, from the coding sequence ATGCACAGGACGTTGACCGAGGCCGTACGCGCCGGAGCCGAGCAGCACCCCGACCGGCTCGCCTTCGTGTACCTGCACGAGGACGGCCGGACCATGCGGCCCGAGGAGCTCACCTACGCGGAGCTGGACCGCCGCGCCCGGCTGATCGCCACCCGGCTGCGCCAGGAGTCACTGGGCGACCCGACCCGCCCGGTGCTGCTGCTCTACCCGCCCACGCTCGACTTCGTCACCGCGTTCCTCGGCTGCTTCTACGCCGGGCGCACGGCCATCCCGGCCCCGCTGCCGGACGAGCCGGGCGAGCGTCTCGCCCGGGTCAGCGGCATCCTGCGGGACGCCTCGGTGGGCGCCGTCCTGACGCTGCCCGAGCACCGCCAGTCCCTCGCCGCCTGGCTGGCCGCCGCCGGGGAGCAGGACGTGGTGTGCCTGGCGCCCGAGGACGACGGCGAGGACCCCGCGCTGTGGTTCCCGCCGCAGGTCCGCGCCGACGACATCGCCTTCCTCCAGTACAGCTCGGGCTCCACCAGCCAGCCCAAGGGCGTCATGGTCACGCACGCCAACCTGGCCGCCAACCAGGAGGCCATCCACCACGCCATGCTGACCGAGCCCGGCGTCGTCACCGGCAGCTGGCTGCCGCTCTACCACGACATGGGCCTCATCGGGATGACCCTGCACCCGCTGTGGATGGGCGGCACGAGCGTCCAGATGTCGCCCATCTCCTTCATCAAGCAGCCGCACCGCTGGCTGCGGATGATCCACGACTACCGCGTCGAGGGCACCGCCTCGCCCGACTTCGGGTACGAGCTGTGCGCCCGCCGCACCACCGACGAGCAGGCCGAAGGGCTCGACCTGTCCAGCCTGCGGGTGGCGCTGAACGGGGCCGAGCCGGTGCGCGCCGCCACCATCCGTACCTTCAACGCGCGCTTCGCCGCCTACGGGCTGCGCCCCGAGGCGCTGTTCCCGAGCTACGGGCTCGCCGAGAACACCCTGGTGGCCTCCGGCGGCGACACCACCGCCCCGCACGTCGAACTGGCCGTCGACGCCCACCTCCTGGAGCAGCACGAGCTGCGGCCCGCCCGGGCCGACCGTGCGTCCAGGACCCTGGTCGGCTGCGGCGCGCCGGCCGGGAGCGAGGTGCTCGTGGTCGACCCCATGACACGCCAGGCGCTGGCGGACGGCCAGGTCGGCGAGATCTGGCTGCGCGGCCCATCGGTGGCGCGCGGCTACTGGAACCGCCCGGAGGCCACCGACGAGACCTTCCGCGCCGAGACCGCCGACGGCCGCACCGGCTATCTGCGCACCGGCGACCTCGGCGGCCTGGTCGGCGGGGAGCTGTTCGTCACCGGCCGCATCAAGGAGATGCTCATCCACCACGGCCGCAACCTCTACCCGCAGGACATCGAGCAGGCCGTGCAGGACTCGGGGCCCGCCCTGCGGCGCGGCGGCGGGGCGGTGTTCACCGTCGGGGACGAGGAGGGCGACCGCTCGCACGTCGTGGTGGTGCAGGAGGTCCGCCCGAACCAGCAGGGCGAAGCCGATCTGCCCGCCCTCGCCGCCTCGGTCCAGACCGTGCTCAGCCGCAGGTTCCAACTCCCCGCCGCCAGTGTGGTCCTGGTGCGCCCCGGCGCGGTCCGCAAGACCACCAGCGGCAAGACACAGCGCACCCTGATGCGCCGGCTGTTCCTCGACGGCGCGCTGTCCGTACTCCACCAGCGCCTGGAACGGCCGGTCGCGGAGCTCGTCGCCCGCCCGGCCGAGACCGCCGAGCACTCCGCTCCACTGGCCGCCCCCGGCCGCTGA
- a CDS encoding acyl carrier protein, producing MSIAPDTRTAIRPQTPVLAPADLEKWLTDRVAFHLHRPAREIDPTTPLADYGIDSVAAIGICGEIEERHLLAVPPTLAYDFPTVRAIAGHLAELLAVGDAGAAS from the coding sequence ATGTCCATCGCCCCCGACACCCGCACCGCGATCCGGCCGCAGACCCCCGTACTGGCCCCCGCGGACCTGGAGAAGTGGCTCACCGACCGAGTGGCCTTCCATCTGCACCGGCCCGCCCGGGAGATCGACCCGACGACCCCGCTCGCCGACTACGGCATCGACTCGGTGGCCGCGATCGGCATCTGCGGCGAGATAGAGGAACGCCACCTCCTGGCGGTCCCGCCGACCCTCGCCTACGACTTCCCGACGGTACGCGCCATCGCCGGGCACCTGGCCGAGCTGCTCGCCGTCGGTGATGCCGGGGCCGCCTCATGA
- a CDS encoding type I polyketide synthase gives MSAPEPVAVVGLDCRFPGARDAGEFWKLLMEGGDGTRRVPEERWEADRYRLADPAAPGEARPPGRSNTVRGGFIDDPDAFDPAFFGISPREAAAMDPQQRLLLQCSWRAIEDAAVAPEDLAGTDTGVFVGVMANEWAHLQLADYDGITARHGSGNGYFMGANRVSYHLDLKGPSLAVDTACSSSLVALHLASGALRAGDCDYALAGGTNLIMTPVLNIFYTQAGLSAPDGRCKPFSASADGIGRAEGVAVLVLRRLADALADRQPVYAVLRGTGVNQDGRSNGITAPNRWAQQQLIERVWRSADVGADDIGFIEAHGTGTLLGDMMEAQALGHLTSGRSGGSVALGSVKSNFGHAEGAAGIAGVVKTVLALHHRTVPPSRFADDENPGLQLPERRLTLLRSPLRLPSGTVHAAVSSFGMGGTNAHAVLSSPPRAVHRSGERVPGVFTVSARSARQLRPNLLAQADALARLPEDRLAQLCWTSNRVKSRLPHRVAVASGDLAGLVAGLREAAERTHDEEGGVRRTAPTVAFAFTGQGAQHPGMAASWYASSPVYARLFDEIDEHLAVHLGRSVRDAVLEGDPGVDRTGLAQPALFAVEYAMAGALADAGIRPAAVIGHSIGEFAAACAAGALEPADAARLVARRGALMEALPDGGGMLAVPLPEAEVEALLTDPARVCVAAVNGPRSTVVAGELDELALLRATLADRGVTARPLTVSHAFHSPLMRPAVEPFRREGADLAVHAPSVPVFSTVYGRVMGGEERMDAAYWARQITAPVRFADAAAELFSSGVTHIVEIGPRAVLTPMLARLRPTDGDPVSCLAAHPGDRAPRHPLHHLLGQLWSAGADPTWDSLYPEADRVPRRLPPYIFDDSFRAWRSATAPELPAPRLPAMDAAAAGPPTAELAQTCPPTPDGGSPHGVSEVTHRLVCRVGGHDPSAVRTHSRLAEDLGFDSIQVMELKTRIENELPELGSLPVEELLASLETVGDLSRYLGERLLVPAAASAPTAPTVPTAPEGPRT, from the coding sequence ATGAGCGCACCCGAACCGGTCGCGGTCGTCGGGCTCGACTGCCGCTTCCCCGGGGCCCGGGACGCAGGCGAGTTCTGGAAGCTGCTGATGGAGGGCGGGGACGGCACCCGGCGCGTCCCCGAGGAGCGCTGGGAGGCGGACCGCTACCGGCTCGCCGACCCGGCCGCCCCGGGCGAGGCCCGGCCCCCCGGCCGCTCCAACACCGTGCGCGGCGGTTTCATCGACGACCCGGACGCCTTCGACCCCGCCTTCTTCGGGATCTCGCCGCGCGAGGCGGCCGCCATGGACCCGCAGCAGCGACTGCTGCTCCAGTGCTCGTGGCGCGCCATCGAGGACGCGGCGGTGGCGCCCGAGGACCTGGCCGGCACGGACACGGGCGTGTTCGTGGGGGTGATGGCCAACGAGTGGGCTCACCTCCAACTGGCCGACTACGACGGAATAACCGCCCGGCACGGCTCCGGCAACGGCTACTTCATGGGCGCCAACCGCGTCTCGTACCACCTGGACCTCAAGGGCCCCAGCCTCGCCGTCGACACGGCCTGCTCGTCCTCGCTCGTCGCCCTGCACCTCGCCTCCGGCGCGCTGCGCGCGGGCGACTGCGACTACGCGCTCGCCGGCGGCACCAACCTGATCATGACGCCCGTACTCAACATCTTCTACACCCAGGCGGGCCTGTCCGCGCCCGACGGCCGCTGCAAGCCGTTCAGCGCCTCGGCCGACGGCATCGGCCGCGCCGAGGGCGTCGCCGTACTCGTCCTGCGCCGCCTCGCCGACGCGCTCGCCGACCGCCAGCCGGTCTACGCCGTGCTGCGCGGCACCGGCGTCAACCAGGACGGCCGCAGCAACGGGATCACCGCGCCCAACCGCTGGGCCCAGCAGCAGCTCATCGAGCGGGTGTGGCGCTCGGCCGACGTCGGCGCCGACGACATCGGCTTCATCGAGGCGCACGGCACCGGCACCCTCCTCGGCGACATGATGGAGGCCCAGGCGCTCGGCCACCTCACCAGCGGCCGCAGCGGCGGCAGCGTCGCGCTCGGCTCGGTCAAGAGCAACTTCGGGCACGCCGAGGGCGCCGCCGGGATCGCCGGGGTCGTCAAGACCGTCCTCGCGCTGCACCACCGCACGGTGCCGCCCAGCCGCTTCGCCGACGACGAGAACCCGGGACTCCAGCTGCCCGAGCGGCGCCTGACACTGCTCAGGTCCCCGCTGCGGCTGCCGTCCGGCACCGTGCACGCCGCCGTCAGCAGCTTCGGCATGGGCGGCACCAACGCGCACGCCGTGCTCTCCTCGCCGCCGCGCGCGGTCCACCGCTCCGGCGAGCGGGTCCCGGGCGTCTTCACCGTCTCCGCCCGCTCCGCGCGCCAGCTGCGCCCCAATCTGCTGGCGCAGGCCGACGCGCTGGCCCGGCTGCCCGAGGACCGGCTCGCCCAGCTGTGCTGGACCAGCAACCGCGTCAAGTCCCGGCTGCCGCACCGCGTCGCCGTCGCCTCGGGCGATCTGGCGGGGCTGGTGGCGGGGCTGCGCGAGGCGGCCGAGCGCACCCACGACGAGGAGGGCGGGGTGCGGCGCACGGCGCCCACGGTGGCGTTCGCGTTCACCGGACAGGGCGCCCAGCACCCCGGCATGGCCGCCTCCTGGTACGCCTCCTCCCCCGTCTACGCCCGCCTCTTCGACGAGATCGACGAGCACCTCGCCGTCCACCTCGGCCGCTCGGTGCGCGACGCGGTCCTGGAGGGCGATCCCGGGGTGGACCGCACTGGTCTCGCCCAGCCCGCGCTCTTCGCGGTCGAGTACGCGATGGCGGGCGCCCTGGCCGACGCCGGGATCCGGCCCGCCGCCGTCATCGGCCACAGCATCGGCGAGTTCGCCGCCGCCTGCGCGGCCGGAGCGCTCGAACCCGCCGACGCGGCCCGCCTCGTGGCCCGCCGGGGTGCACTCATGGAGGCGCTCCCGGACGGCGGCGGCATGCTCGCCGTACCGCTGCCCGAGGCGGAGGTGGAGGCGCTGCTCACCGATCCCGCGCGGGTATGCGTCGCGGCCGTCAACGGTCCGCGCAGCACCGTGGTCGCCGGGGAGCTCGACGAACTCGCCCTGCTGCGCGCCACGTTGGCCGACCGGGGCGTCACCGCCCGGCCGCTGACCGTCTCGCACGCCTTCCACTCCCCGCTGATGCGACCCGCCGTCGAGCCGTTCCGGCGCGAGGGCGCGGACTTGGCGGTGCACGCCCCCTCGGTGCCGGTCTTCTCGACCGTGTACGGACGGGTCATGGGCGGCGAGGAGCGCATGGACGCCGCGTACTGGGCGCGCCAGATCACCGCGCCGGTGCGGTTCGCCGACGCCGCCGCCGAACTGTTCTCTTCCGGCGTCACCCACATCGTGGAGATCGGCCCGCGCGCCGTGCTCACCCCCATGCTCGCCCGGCTCAGGCCGACCGACGGCGACCCGGTGAGCTGCCTCGCCGCCCACCCGGGCGACCGCGCGCCCCGCCACCCGCTGCACCACCTGCTCGGGCAGCTGTGGAGCGCCGGGGCCGACCCCACCTGGGACAGCCTGTACCCGGAGGCGGACCGCGTGCCGCGCCGGCTGCCGCCGTACATCTTCGACGACAGCTTCCGCGCCTGGCGCTCCGCCACCGCCCCCGAACTGCCCGCGCCCCGCCTCCCCGCCATGGACGCGGCAGCCGCGGGACCGCCGACGGCGGAACTCGCCCAGACGTGCCCGCCGACCCCGGACGGTGGTTCCCCCCACGGGGTGTCCGAGGTGACGCACCGTCTGGTGTGCCGGGTCGGCGGGCACGACCCCTCGGCGGTACGGACCCACTCCCGCCTCGCCGAGGACCTCGGCTTCGACTCGATCCAGGTCATGGAGCTCAAGACCCGCATCGAGAACGAACTGCCCGAGCTCGGCAGCCTGCCCGTCGAGGAGCTGCTCGCGAGCCTGGAGACGGTGGGCGACCTCAGCCGCTATCTGGGCGAGCGCCTGCTCGTACCGGCCGCGGCGTCCGCGCCGACCGCACCGACTGTCCCGACCGCCCCGGAAGGACCGCGCACATGA
- a CDS encoding 3-oxoacyl-ACP synthase III family protein, translating into MSPSSAPVAHLVSVGTCLPGEPVDNATLAKLVGVDEQWAEMFIGNVSRHFAVDLATGQVRHSLADIAATAADRALAAAGLEAVDIDCVVMGTATPDQLMPATVNLVADRLGIDNVPTYQLQSGCAGAIQALDVARTMLLAGRCSTVLVIGGDVCAKHLETDFDPGSRTPAELVNYILFGDGAGAAVLSAESFGQRVEIRQVLNRLVGLGKAPGQVIDWFGLGDRHSDRTAISEDYKAIEAAVPVLATQMFWELIGDVGWTADQVDYLLPPQLSGRMSDRISDSMPAPLAQRVNVVRTVGNNGNALPFLQLAELLDKWQGGGRAVTVAVESSKWIKSGIALERA; encoded by the coding sequence ATGAGCCCGTCATCCGCCCCCGTCGCCCACCTGGTCTCGGTCGGCACCTGTCTGCCGGGGGAACCGGTGGACAACGCCACCCTGGCCAAGCTCGTCGGCGTCGACGAGCAGTGGGCCGAGATGTTCATCGGCAACGTCAGCAGGCACTTCGCCGTCGACCTGGCGACCGGCCAGGTCCGCCACTCCCTGGCGGACATCGCGGCGACCGCGGCGGACCGGGCCCTGGCGGCGGCGGGTCTGGAGGCCGTCGACATCGACTGCGTCGTCATGGGCACCGCGACCCCGGACCAGCTGATGCCCGCCACTGTCAACCTGGTGGCGGACCGCCTCGGCATCGACAACGTCCCCACCTACCAGCTCCAGTCCGGCTGCGCCGGGGCGATCCAGGCGCTCGACGTGGCCCGCACCATGCTCCTCGCCGGGCGCTGCTCGACGGTCCTGGTGATCGGCGGCGACGTCTGCGCCAAGCATCTGGAGACGGACTTCGACCCCGGCTCGCGCACCCCCGCCGAGCTGGTCAACTACATCCTGTTCGGCGACGGGGCGGGCGCGGCCGTGCTCAGCGCCGAGTCCTTCGGGCAGCGCGTCGAGATCCGCCAGGTCCTCAACCGCCTGGTGGGCCTGGGCAAGGCGCCCGGCCAGGTCATCGACTGGTTCGGCCTGGGCGACCGGCACAGCGACCGCACGGCGATCTCCGAGGACTACAAGGCGATCGAGGCGGCGGTCCCGGTGCTTGCGACCCAGATGTTCTGGGAGCTCATCGGGGACGTGGGCTGGACGGCCGACCAGGTGGACTATCTGCTCCCGCCCCAGCTCTCCGGCCGTATGAGCGACCGCATCTCCGACTCGATGCCCGCCCCGCTCGCCCAGCGCGTCAACGTGGTGCGCACCGTGGGCAACAACGGCAACGCACTGCCCTTCCTGCAACTGGCCGAACTGCTCGACAAGTGGCAGGGCGGCGGGCGGGCCGTCACCGTCGCCGTGGAGTCCAGCAAGTGGATCAAGTCCGGCATCGCCCTGGAGCGCGCATGA
- a CDS encoding HAD-IIIC family phosphatase, whose product MTTIATNTPAASGSWRDPEALRTLRARYAAGSLEAEYPSVRPLLARLPERQLPAAGQLLARLDREEVVRHHADVPVVTVAVTGQSTVAPLVAPLTAELARHGLLLDPVVSPYGSYLADLLGPGSGTGPQPRVTLCLLDAHTVFEEVPLPWRVEDVEAAARSRLALIGRAVRTHQDGGRGPLVLNTVPLLHRHARQLVDLRSRARLGVVWREFNSGLLALAEEHPGLIVVDLDPLIAEGTPAYEPRTGLYAKARLAEGLLASYARDVGHLVTGLLGRTRKCLVLDLDGTLWGGVLGEDGVDGIELGSGFRGEAFAEFQRVVAQLGSQGVLLAVSSKNDEDRVREALREHPSMLLREDDFVRVNANWSAKHDNLRDIAERLGIGLDSFVFVDDSTFECGLVREQLPQIAVVRVDEEPALHPAALLADGWFDLPVLTDEDRERAGRYRTEAKRQEFREDTGSYQDYLDGLGIEVTVRPPEPAELSRVSQLTLRTNQFHLAPERLQLPEVREWAERPDRGVLVVRARDRFGDHGLVGAVFLRRDAEDLHIDNYVLSCRVFSRGIESACLAAVLEHAAASGANGALAHHRPTPRNAAFASFYIDHGFVPTGVAPDDPTTVVFRHALRDITPAPAHLRLHTAFEEN is encoded by the coding sequence ATGACCACGATCGCAACCAACACCCCGGCGGCAAGCGGCAGTTGGCGGGATCCCGAGGCGCTGCGCACCCTGCGCGCCCGGTACGCCGCCGGGAGCCTTGAGGCCGAGTACCCCTCGGTACGGCCCCTGCTCGCCCGTCTCCCGGAGCGGCAACTGCCCGCCGCGGGACAGCTGCTCGCCCGGCTCGATCGCGAGGAGGTCGTCCGCCACCACGCCGACGTGCCGGTGGTGACCGTCGCCGTCACCGGCCAGTCCACCGTCGCCCCGCTGGTGGCCCCGCTCACCGCGGAGCTGGCCCGCCACGGACTGCTGCTCGACCCGGTGGTCTCGCCGTACGGCTCGTATCTGGCGGACCTGCTCGGACCCGGCTCCGGCACCGGGCCGCAGCCCCGCGTCACGCTGTGCCTGCTGGACGCGCACACCGTCTTCGAGGAGGTGCCGCTGCCCTGGCGGGTCGAGGACGTCGAGGCCGCGGCCCGGTCCCGGCTCGCCCTGATCGGCCGGGCCGTCCGCACCCATCAGGACGGCGGGCGCGGGCCCTTGGTCCTCAACACGGTTCCGCTGCTGCACCGCCACGCCCGCCAGCTGGTCGATCTGCGCTCCCGGGCCCGACTGGGCGTCGTCTGGCGCGAGTTCAACAGCGGGCTGCTCGCCCTCGCCGAGGAGCACCCCGGGCTGATCGTCGTCGACCTCGACCCGCTGATCGCCGAGGGGACGCCCGCGTACGAGCCGCGCACCGGTCTGTACGCCAAGGCGCGCCTCGCCGAGGGGCTGCTCGCGAGCTACGCCCGCGACGTCGGCCACCTCGTCACGGGGCTGCTCGGCCGGACCCGCAAGTGCCTCGTCCTGGACCTGGACGGGACGCTGTGGGGCGGGGTGCTCGGCGAGGACGGCGTGGATGGCATCGAGCTCGGCAGCGGGTTCCGCGGCGAGGCGTTCGCCGAGTTCCAGCGCGTGGTGGCCCAGCTCGGCTCGCAGGGGGTGCTGCTCGCCGTCAGCAGCAAGAACGACGAGGACAGAGTGCGCGAGGCGCTGCGCGAACACCCCTCGATGCTGCTGCGCGAGGACGACTTCGTCCGCGTCAACGCCAACTGGTCGGCCAAGCACGACAATCTGCGCGACATCGCGGAGCGGCTCGGGATCGGTCTGGACAGCTTCGTCTTCGTCGACGACAGCACCTTCGAGTGCGGTCTGGTCCGCGAGCAGCTGCCGCAGATCGCGGTGGTCCGGGTCGACGAGGAGCCGGCCCTGCACCCCGCCGCGCTCCTCGCGGACGGCTGGTTCGACCTGCCCGTGCTCACCGACGAGGACCGCGAGCGGGCGGGCCGCTACCGCACCGAGGCCAAGCGGCAGGAGTTCCGCGAGGACACCGGCTCGTACCAGGACTATCTGGACGGTCTCGGCATCGAGGTGACGGTGCGCCCGCCGGAGCCCGCGGAGCTGTCCCGGGTCTCCCAACTGACCCTGCGCACCAACCAGTTCCACCTCGCCCCCGAGCGCCTCCAGCTGCCCGAGGTGCGGGAGTGGGCCGAGCGCCCGGACCGCGGTGTGCTGGTGGTGCGCGCCCGCGACCGGTTCGGCGACCACGGCCTGGTCGGCGCGGTGTTCCTGCGCCGCGACGCGGAGGACCTGCACATCGACAACTACGTGCTGAGCTGCCGGGTGTTCTCACGCGGCATCGAGAGCGCCTGTCTGGCGGCCGTCCTGGAGCACGCGGCGGCGTCCGGAGCGAACGGCGCGCTCGCCCACCACCGGCCCACCCCGCGCAACGCCGCCTTCGCCTCCTTCTACATCGACCACGGCTTCGTCCCCACGGGCGTCGCCCCCGACGACCCCACCACCGTCGTCTTCCGCCACGCCCTGCGCGACATCACGCCCGCCCCCGCCCATCTGCGGCTGCACACCGCCTTCGAGGAGAACTGA
- a CDS encoding acyl carrier protein: protein MTATAIADATEFCALLEDELGIRVAPEDLGRPLDEVAEWDSVHLLRLVTVVESVTGRRIPVADLLEAVTFQQMYEAVRA, encoded by the coding sequence ATGACCGCCACCGCCATCGCCGACGCCACCGAGTTCTGCGCGCTCCTGGAGGACGAACTCGGTATCCGCGTCGCCCCCGAAGACCTCGGCCGCCCCCTCGACGAAGTGGCCGAGTGGGACTCGGTCCATCTGCTGCGCCTGGTCACCGTGGTGGAGAGCGTCACCGGCCGCCGCATCCCGGTGGCCGACCTCCTGGAGGCCGTGACCTTCCAGCAGATGTACGAGGCGGTACGCGCGTGA